The sequence below is a genomic window from Syntrophales bacterium.
CCCAAAATCATGTCCTGAACTTGTTTCAGGATCATTCAGGGTCTCTAACTTACTGAAATAATTAGATGCTGAAACAAGTGAGATCCTGAAACGAGTTCAGGATGACAAATGGTGCAGTTTATGACTTTTTACGAATGCATCAATCTCCGATGGCTGATAAATCAATGGATCTGTTTGATCAAACCGAAAAAGAGAAAAAAGGGGAAATGAGCCCGCTGGCGGACAGGATGCGACCCAAAACCCTCGAGGCTTTTGTGGGACAGCACCACCTCCTTGGAAAAGACGGACTGCTTCGCCGTGCCGTAGAAGAGGACAAGTTGTTTTCTGTGATTTTCTGGGGACCGCCAGGTTCGGGAAAGACAACCTTAGCCCGCATCATCGCCCGCGATACAAAATCTCATTTTGAAGCATTCTCTGCTGTTCTTTCCGGAGTCAAAGAAATCAGAGCCGTTATCGAAGAGGCAAAGTCACAGCTCCGCTATCATCAAAAAAAAACCGTTCTCTTCGTTGACGAAATCCACCGGTTCAACAAGGCCCAGCAGGATGCCTTTCTACCACACGTGGAAAACGGTCTAATTACACTTATCGGTGCCACAACTCAGAACCCCTCATTTGAAGTCATCGCCCCACTGCTCTCAAGGACACGGGTGATGGTCTTAAAGCCATTTTCCGATGACGAATTATCAATCATCCTGAAGCGGGCTTTAAGCGACAGAGAAAACGGTTTTGGACCGCTCTCCCTGGAGATTGACCCGGATGCCCTGGAACACATCATCTGGACGGCCGATGGAGATGCCCGTACAGCCATGAATAATCTGGAGGCGGCAGCATTTCTCGTACAGGAAAAGGAGGCGGGGCAAAGAAAAATCACACGAAAAGTGGTGGAAACGGCTATCCAGAAGAAAGCCCTCCAATATGACAAGCTTGGCGAAGAGCACTACAATCTCATCTCAGCCTTTCATAAGAGCTTGCGGGGAAGTGACCCGGATGCCGCACTTTACTGGCTCTGCCGTATGCTCGAAGGGGGCGAGGATCCGCTCTATATTGCCCGCCGTATGGTCAGATTTGCTTCTGAAGATATAGGAAATGCCGATCCTGATGCACTATCGATAACAGTCTCTGCTATGCAGGCCTTTCAATTCATCGGTCTTCCCGAAGGTGAACTTGCCCTGGCACAGGCCGCCGTCTACCTTGCGACGGCCCCGAAGAGTAACGCTATCTACACAGGCTACGGAAATGTTAAACAGACCGTAGGCACTACCGGCACACTCCCGGTACCGCTTCATATTCGAAATGCGCCAACAGGCTTGATGAAAGATCTCGGCTATGGCAGGGGGTATAAGTATGATCATGATTTTCCCGATGCCCATGCCCCTCAGGACTATCTACCTGAAAAACTGAAGGGACAGATTTACTACCGGCCTACAGAGAGGGGCTACGAAAAAGTCGTCAAGAAAAGGCTTGAAAAGTGGCGCGAGCTCACGAAAGGAAAGTAAACATATGATCCAAAGCAATGCCTCTGCCCCATCTGATTTTATCAGGGATATTATCGAGGACGACTTTAGAACCAACAAGCATCAAGGACGCGTGGCTACCCGATTTCCGCCGGAGCCGAATGGGTACCTCCATATCGGACATGCAAAGTCCATCTGCCTCAATTTTGGTATCGCCGCCCAATACGGGGCTACCTGTAATCTGCGTATGGATGACACAGATCCGAGCGGGGAAAGCATGGAGTATGTGGATTCTATCATTCGAGACGTAAAATGGCTGGGGTTCGACTGGGAGGATCGTTTATATCACGCCTCTGATTACTATGAAAAACTGTACAAGTATGCCGTGCAGTTGATCAAGAAGGGCAAAGCTTTTATTTGCAGCTTAAGTCCCGATGATATTCGGGAGTACCGGGGCTCCTTCACTGAACCGGGCAGAGAAAGTCCTTATCGCGAACGGTCAGTTGAAGAAAACCTGGATTTGTTCGAACGCATGAGGGCCGGAGAGTTTGAAGAAGGTTCCCATGTCCTTCGGGCAAAAATTGACATGACTTATCCCAATATCACTTTGCGGGATCCCGTCATGTACCGGATCAAAAAAGAGACCCACTATAGAACCGGCGATCAGTGGTGCATCTATCCCATGTACGATTTTGCTCACTGTCTCTCGGACTCCATCGAGAAGATCACCCATTCCATCTGTACCCTGGAGTTTGAAAACAACCGGCCTCTTTATGACTGGTTTCTGGATGAACTGAACGTGGAATATCATCCGCAGCAGATCGAGTTTGCCCGTCTCAATCTCAGCTTTACTATTATGAGCAAACGTCTGCTTATGGAATTAGTGGAAAGAGGGTTTGTCAGCGGATGGAATGATCCGCTGATGCCTACCCTTGCAGGTATGCGAAGACGGGGGTTCACCCCCGAAGCGATCCGCGACTTTTGTGACCGAATCGGAGTGGCCAAAAATGACAGTCTTGTCGATATGGCTTTACTTGAAAACTGCGTCAGGGAAGACCTGAATGAAAGTGCCCCGCGCGTTATGGCTGTACTCCGACCACTGCGTGTGGTCATCGATAACTATCCGGAAGACCAGGTTGAGGAATTCGATTGCCCCTATCATCCCAAGAATCCCGAAATGGGCTCCCGTAAAGTGCCCTTCTCCCGTGTACTCTATGTAGAACAAGACGATTTCATGGAAGATCCTCCAAAAAAGTTTTATCGGCTGGCTCCCGGCAGGGAAGTGCGTCTCCGCTATGGGTATTTTATA
It includes:
- a CDS encoding replication-associated recombination protein A; translated protein: MTNGAVYDFLRMHQSPMADKSMDLFDQTEKEKKGEMSPLADRMRPKTLEAFVGQHHLLGKDGLLRRAVEEDKLFSVIFWGPPGSGKTTLARIIARDTKSHFEAFSAVLSGVKEIRAVIEEAKSQLRYHQKKTVLFVDEIHRFNKAQQDAFLPHVENGLITLIGATTQNPSFEVIAPLLSRTRVMVLKPFSDDELSIILKRALSDRENGFGPLSLEIDPDALEHIIWTADGDARTAMNNLEAAAFLVQEKEAGQRKITRKVVETAIQKKALQYDKLGEEHYNLISAFHKSLRGSDPDAALYWLCRMLEGGEDPLYIARRMVRFASEDIGNADPDALSITVSAMQAFQFIGLPEGELALAQAAVYLATAPKSNAIYTGYGNVKQTVGTTGTLPVPLHIRNAPTGLMKDLGYGRGYKYDHDFPDAHAPQDYLPEKLKGQIYYRPTERGYEKVVKKRLEKWRELTKGK
- a CDS encoding glutamine--tRNA ligase/YqeY domain fusion protein; this encodes MIQSNASAPSDFIRDIIEDDFRTNKHQGRVATRFPPEPNGYLHIGHAKSICLNFGIAAQYGATCNLRMDDTDPSGESMEYVDSIIRDVKWLGFDWEDRLYHASDYYEKLYKYAVQLIKKGKAFICSLSPDDIREYRGSFTEPGRESPYRERSVEENLDLFERMRAGEFEEGSHVLRAKIDMTYPNITLRDPVMYRIKKETHYRTGDQWCIYPMYDFAHCLSDSIEKITHSICTLEFENNRPLYDWFLDELNVEYHPQQIEFARLNLSFTIMSKRLLMELVERGFVSGWNDPLMPTLAGMRRRGFTPEAIRDFCDRIGVAKNDSLVDMALLENCVREDLNESAPRVMAVLRPLRVVIDNYPEDQVEEFDCPYHPKNPEMGSRKVPFSRVLYVEQDDFMEDPPKKFYRLAPGREVRLRYGYFIKCVSVVKDPDTGEVVEVHCTYDPETRSGFAPDGRKVKATIHWVSAAHSIQAEVRLYDRLFHVANPLEDGADYTEYFNPKSLEILSTCQLEPSIADAVPESRFQFERLGYFCVDTVDSSPDAPVFNRTITLRDSWAKIADKAG